A section of the Candidatus Poribacteria bacterium genome encodes:
- a CDS encoding 3-oxoacyl-ACP reductase FabG yields the protein MAFPGFELKDKVMLITGSGKGIGRGIALAAAQMGAKIILNSRTPTDLEEVAGEIRANGGEAESVVFDVSDMAQVAAGAQAALDVWGRVDVLVNNAGTNRPKPALELTEEDWDAIYDLNLKGLFFLTQTLVKPMIERESGKIINISSTMGLVGGPLRTAYSGSKGGVVLLTKGLAVEWAPHNVTVNAVAPAFTRTPLADVLLQRKEFYEDVVRRIPMGRVGEVDEVVGAVLFLASEAANWVTGQTIAVDGGWVAW from the coding sequence ATGGCGTTTCCAGGATTTGAATTAAAAGATAAGGTCATGTTAATCACTGGCTCCGGCAAGGGCATCGGCAGAGGGATTGCACTCGCCGCTGCACAGATGGGGGCAAAAATCATCTTGAATAGCCGCACCCCGACTGATCTTGAGGAGGTTGCGGGTGAGATCCGGGCAAACGGAGGTGAAGCGGAGTCGGTTGTGTTTGACGTCAGCGATATGGCACAAGTGGCGGCAGGGGCACAAGCCGCACTCGATGTCTGGGGTCGAGTCGATGTGCTCGTTAATAACGCTGGCACGAACCGTCCGAAACCTGCACTCGAGTTAACCGAAGAGGATTGGGACGCGATCTATGATCTGAATCTCAAAGGACTGTTCTTCCTAACGCAGACGCTCGTGAAACCGATGATAGAACGAGAGAGCGGAAAAATTATTAATATCTCCTCGACGATGGGCTTGGTAGGCGGCCCGTTGCGGACTGCCTATTCAGGAAGCAAAGGCGGGGTCGTGCTGCTAACGAAGGGACTCGCCGTTGAATGGGCACCGCATAATGTCACGGTGAATGCTGTGGCACCAGCGTTTACGCGGACTCCGCTTGCAGATGTCCTTTTACAACGCAAGGAATTTTATGAGGACGTTGTCCGCCGTATCCCGATGGGGCGTGTCGGCGAGGTGGACGAGGTTGTCGGTGCTGTGCTGTTCTTAGCATCAGAGGCGGCGAACTGGGTGACTGGACAAACGATTGCTGTTGATGGCGGTTGGGTGGCTTGGTAG
- a CDS encoding bifunctional 5,10-methylenetetrahydrofolate dehydrogenase/5,10-methenyltetrahydrofolate cyclohydrolase translates to MSAELLKGSQLAKRVRSQIRRKLKKLTFTPGLAVVQVGDDPASTLYIKHKQRDCEKVHFHSEVHRLPADINQDTLIAHVEALNARTDIHGILVQMPLPAGIDKEAVIDKISPQKDADGLNPINLGNLLINREGVTPCTPTGIIRLIERTGEQIEGKHAVCIGRSPLVGKSVGLMLLNRNATVTYCHSRTTDVTAEVQKADIIVAAVGRPAFVTADMVKPGAIVIDVGINHVNGCAVGDVKFEEVKEVAGFITPVPGGVGPMTRAMLLENTLKLAIGG, encoded by the coding sequence TTGTCAGCCGAACTCCTTAAGGGTAGTCAACTTGCGAAACGCGTCCGGAGCCAGATCCGGCGAAAACTAAAAAAACTCACATTCACACCAGGTCTCGCTGTTGTTCAGGTAGGTGATGATCCTGCATCAACGCTCTATATCAAACACAAACAACGTGACTGTGAAAAGGTGCATTTTCACTCCGAAGTCCATCGCTTACCCGCAGACATTAACCAAGACACCCTGATTGCGCACGTTGAAGCCCTCAATGCGCGAACGGATATTCATGGGATATTGGTGCAAATGCCACTCCCAGCGGGTATAGATAAAGAAGCCGTCATTGATAAGATTTCCCCCCAGAAAGATGCAGACGGGTTGAATCCGATCAATTTAGGAAATCTCCTCATTAACAGAGAAGGGGTAACGCCTTGTACCCCGACAGGAATTATCCGCCTGATTGAACGAACGGGTGAGCAGATTGAAGGTAAACACGCCGTCTGTATCGGTAGGAGTCCACTGGTCGGGAAATCCGTTGGATTGATGCTGTTGAATCGAAATGCTACCGTTACGTATTGTCATTCTCGAACGACAGACGTGACAGCGGAGGTGCAGAAAGCGGACATTATCGTCGCCGCAGTGGGTAGACCGGCGTTTGTAACCGCAGACATGGTGAAACCTGGGGCTATCGTCATTGATGTCGGGATTAATCATGTCAATGGATGTGCCGTTGGGGATGTTAAATTTGAGGAAGTTAAAGAGGTGGCAGGATTTATAACCCCGGTCCCCGGCGGTGTGGGTCCTATGACACGCGCAATGTTATTAGAAAATACTTTGAAATTAGCGATTGGAGGCTAA